TTTCTCGATATTTTAAATGACCTCATTAGTAATTGACCCATTTCtaaagatatttaatttgtaaaatactacAATAAGCTTAACGACGGTACTCCAAACTCTTTGGTCGTTAATGTGTACCGTAGTATATATAGTCGTAACTCATCGTTGATCCGCACAGTCGTCTGTCGGTGGTCAGTCTTTGCTATCGAGTCTCTCTTGCTGAGTGAGCGAGTGCATATTTGTGacatttctttctttaattGTAACATCGTCAtggaaaacattaatttgttaaaacAGGTGAGTTTGGCAAACTGTAAACCAAAGTCAGATTGTACATTTTTCAAAccgtactatttatttactctaatttgttttgtattaggGAGAAGAAAGAGAAGCGTTAGCTTCAATTTATGAAAAGGAGTTTGAAGCAGACAGCAGCAGTGGTACTGGGAGTTCCTACTGTATTAAGGTAACAGAGAGAAATAACGAAGCCGTCATACATGTGACAATGCCCCGAGACTACCCCCTCGGAGTCGCCGCCTGTCTATGTACTATCTGCTCCGTGGATGGACAGGAAAACCAAGGAGAGACTCCACCGCTCCTTGGACCAAATATACAAGTGAGTATATATTTGAAGTAGCTATTGCACTAATCCAAAACTTGAGTTTCCATAGTAGCATTTAGTGattcttatttacattttatttaatgtcctataatatttttttcaggaaGCATAAAGGTGAAATTATAGTGTTCCGGTGGGTCGAAGAGATCCGCAACTTCTTGTTTTCCGTCGAGTCCAGACAAGAGCGAAACAAGAGAACAGAGAGAAAGAAAGTTAAATCTCGTCCCGATGAATATACAAAGGCGGTAAGATATTACAGTACCTGCAGTGTTTGTTATATTGTTAGAGAAGTGAGTGACTAATGGTTTGTGCGATATGCAGGCAGAGTGTCCAGACATCACCCACGGAGAGGTCATCACAGATAGGAAAAGTAGCTTCCAAGGACACGCAGCTCGAGTTGGTTCTGTAGATGATGTCAAGTAAGTAAACAAGTACCTAGTCGCACCGCTTGTCTAATTCATAACGTCAATTCAATTGCAATTTTCGTCAAAAGGTGATGATTTAAATACGTCGTTGAATATGTTTAACCAAACCATTTATTTTCAGAGCTGTGTTGACCAAACTCAAAATGCATCGGAAGATTGTAAACGCGAAGCACAACATGGTGGCGTACCGCATAGAACACAGAACAGCCAAAGGTGTGGAAATAGTGCAGGGGTACGATGAAGACGGCGAGGCGCACGCCGGCGGCAGGTTGTTGCACCTCTTGCAGACCAACAACTGCCTGAATACTGCGGTGGTAGTGACGCGCTGGTGAGTTTCTGTTTCACTGTTTTATGTTCTTCTTTCGGTTTGTTACTCAATGAAGTAAAGAATCTATATTATAATGCGTTGACTGAATGTTCTCGGCCCACGTATATGTATCTAGTTGAAGTGAGTTTATTGACTCGATGGGTTGTTCCTGTTTTATTAAGTTGCTCGTCCTTGTTCCAGGTTCGGTGGCATACAAATAGGTGGCGACAGGTTCCGACACATCACCAACGCGGCGAAACAAGCTATACAACAAGCGGGTCTGCTCAACAAAACttgatgtaaataaataaataaatttttgtataaaagtatttaatttaatgttacgGTACATCCCATGTTATTTTCGTTGAGGAATAATTGCTTTACTACATCAACGTGATTAAATAAATGactaattctaataaataaggTCAATGGTCCATGATTTATCTAAATGCATACATATCTAGAACTAGTTGCTCCAGCATAACAACTTCCATTTATTCCCATTTTCTCCTATTGACTAACTAAAATCCTGAGATTTTTGCCTTAATTAACCTAATTTccttaagttaattaattaaaatcaaactggTCTAGGAAGAGTTTATTTCAGTAACTAATTTAAAAGCTTGTGGTACTTGACTCCGCTTCGTTATAGCTGtacattatgattttttaaataacacataaattacCACATGCTTGAGCTTAACAATAGCACCCCCACCCCAAACTCTTTCTTCGTCAGAGTTGGTTAGTAAATCTGCATTCACGGAGTAGTCAGTGTTTGCCTTGTCGTTGATACGAGCAGTCGCCTATCAGTGGTCGGTCTACAAGTCTGTTGCCGAGTGAGAGTCGcagtgttttaatattatcaagACTGAAGTGCACGTGATACTATTGTTTCAAGAGTATCATTTAAAACAAGTGAACTTTTCGGTTGTTGGAATTAGTCGACCCactacaatatattaatatggGTTACCAAATGGAAAATATTGTGGACCAAATCGCAAAAtgcattcaaaataataatgaaattaaaagtaccgAGGAAGAACTAAGACAGTCCGCCGCAAACATTAAAAGGATTGAGGTAATTGCGGAGAAAATCCTCAAAGCCACTCAAAATACACCGAAACTTGGTATGGAGTCTATCAGAACAGAACCTAGTAAGTCACGGCCCAACTTGAAGTTCGGAGTCTCTGATGCAGACAAGGAACTGTGCAGAGAGTTCTTTGAGCGGCTCAAGTTACCGACGGCAGACATACAAGTTGAGGTTGTAGTAGCAGTGGCGACGGGTATCTCTGTTGCATTGCAACTATTCGAGGACATATGAAATTAAATAGGAAACTTcttatgtaatgtttaaatataattattgtattaggtaaattaagatgtaattttatagttagactaattatatttatgtataatttacctaatgatttatgtata
This genomic interval from Spodoptera frugiperda isolate SF20-4 chromosome 14, AGI-APGP_CSIRO_Sfru_2.0, whole genome shotgun sequence contains the following:
- the LOC118279095 gene encoding protein IMPACT-like isoform X3: MPRDYPSESPPVYVLSAPWMDRKTKERLHRSLDQIYKKHKGEIIVFRWVEEIRNFLFSVESRQERNKRTERKKVKSRPDEYTKAAECPDITHGEVITDRKSSFQGHAARVGSVDDVKAVLTKLKMHRKIVNAKHNMVAYRIEHRTAKGVEIVQGYDEDGEAHAGGRLLHLLQTNNCLNTAVVVTRW